A portion of the Vespa velutina chromosome 5, iVesVel2.1, whole genome shotgun sequence genome contains these proteins:
- the LOC124949193 gene encoding G1/S-specific cyclin-E1 encodes MPQTSLQEKKSSQTYLQGGKERQLLKRKRRTAELSEDSENIYPPSKVPALSHVSYTESCNGTHSIENPCTPQHQTSPLKEQQEPATWSELRNATCFLTPSGSNNASNRQSPLPSFPWADGSQVWALMCLGDQKTLSQRDPQMFQRHPTLQPRMRAILLDWLIEVCEVYKLHRETYYLAMDYIDRYLSTHQNVPKSQLQLIGITCLFIAAKVEEIYPPKIAEFAYVTDGACTEEEILGKELIILKGLGWNLSPMTAPGWLNIYMQIESGDWSKPNVFIYPQYSGLQYSQAAQLLDLATLDEGSLKFPYSHIAAGAIYHTQGRERALRASRLSWEQLAPCVKWLTAFASTVLEDGSQFLLRSTVPPVESNSGSGLKATVPNIVMDESHRIQTHVVDLNMLEKAQQRLAEEILLVDVEETDVKTESDRHSSPNESGLLTPPSSSQKTSPTTPSLPPQLHPYT; translated from the exons ATGCCACAGACCAG TTTACAAGAGAAAAAGTCTTCCCAAACTTATTTGCAAGGTGGTAAAGAGAGGCAATTGTTAAAGCGTAAAAGACGTACAGCTGAACTTTCTGAAGattcagaaaatatttatcctcCTAGCAAAGTACCAGCATTATCTCATGTGTCATATACAGAATCTTGTAATGGTACACATTCTATAGAAAATCCATGTACACCTCAACATCAAACATCTCCTTTAAAAGAACAACAGGAACCAGCAACTTGGTCGGAATTAAGAAATGCAACTTGTTTCTTGACACCTTCAGGTTCTAATAACGCATCAAATAGGCAAAGTCCTCTCCCATCGTTTCCTTGGGCAGATGGTTCACAAGTATGGGCCCTTATGTGTCTGGGAGATCAAAAGACTCTTAGTCAAAGAGATCCGCAAATGTTTCAAAGGCATCCAACATTACAACCACGAATGCGTGCTATTTTGTTGGATTGGTTAATCGAAGTTTGTGAAGTGTACAAACTACACAGAGAAACTTATTATCTTGCCATGGACTATATAGACAGATATCTGTCTACTCATCAAAATGTACCAAAAAGTCAATTACAACTTATAGGTATTACATGCCTGTTTATTGCAGCCAAg GTTGAAGAAATCTATCCACCTAAAATAGCTGAGTTTGCATATGTTACTGATGGGGCCTGCACAGAGGAAGAGATTTTAGGAAAAgaattaatcattttgaaaGGATTAGGGTGGAATCTCTCGCCGATGACTGCTCCAGGATGGCTTAATATCTACATGCAAATAGAATCCGGTGATTGGTCTAAACccaatgtatttatatatccacAGTATAGTGGATTGCAGTATTCGCAAGCTGCTCAGCTTTTGGATTTAGCAACCTTGGATGAAGGAAGTTTAAAATTTCCTTATAGTCATATAGCTGCAGGAGCTATTTATCATACACAAGGAAGAGAACGTGCTTTAAGGGCATCGCGTCTTTCCTGGGAACAATTGGCTCCTTGTGTTAAATGGCTGACTGCATTCGCCTCGACAGTGTTGGAAGATGGTTCCCAATTTTTGTTAAGATCTACTGTTCCTCCTGTGGAATCTAATTCAGGATCTGGACTTAAAGCAACAGTACCTAACATAGTGATGGATGAATCGCATCGCATACAAACTCACGTGGTAGATCTGAATATGTTAGAAAAAGCGCAACAACGATTGGCAGAAGAAATTTTACTAGTCGACGTAGAGGAAACAGATGTGAAAACTGAATCTGACAGACATAGTAGTCCAAATGAAAGTGGTCTTTTAACTCCTCCTTCTAGTAGCCAAAAAACTTCTCCTACAACACCGAGTCTCCCGCCACAGTTACATCCGTATACATAA